In the Adlercreutzia equolifaciens DSM 19450 genome, one interval contains:
- a CDS encoding cation diffusion facilitator family transporter — protein MNREREIVKASIYGIIGNALLVAFKMAVGFMSHSIAIILDGVNNATDALSSIVTIVGTKLAGRRPDRHHPFGYGRVEYLTSVVIAIIILVAGFISLRESIDKIIHPGTPSYSAITITVIVVAILAKIAIGIMFKRFGDKTNSEALIASGIDSNYDAVLSAGTLVVAAAQNFWNLNIDGAVGLIISLVVLKAGFEVLGDALSPLIGGPEDKKLVDDITAYANSFPDVRGTYDVVLDNFGPNEILGSVHIEVPDDMCARDIHALTRQISEGLTEKFGILTTVGIYAANTTGAFAPLHADLDALAKSDPAILQVHGFYVDEKTSTVYFDLVIGFKADDDAIRDKIIAHLKEKYPDYTYNVVIDHDYEDDQPT, from the coding sequence ATGAACCGCGAGAGGGAAATCGTCAAGGCGAGCATCTACGGCATTATCGGCAATGCGCTGCTCGTCGCCTTCAAGATGGCCGTCGGGTTCATGTCCCATTCCATCGCCATCATCTTGGACGGCGTCAACAACGCCACCGACGCCTTGTCCTCCATCGTCACCATCGTGGGCACCAAGCTCGCCGGGCGCCGGCCCGACCGCCACCACCCCTTCGGCTACGGTCGCGTGGAATACCTCACGAGCGTCGTCATCGCCATCATTATCCTGGTGGCCGGCTTCATCTCCCTGCGCGAGTCCATCGACAAGATCATCCACCCCGGCACCCCCAGCTACTCGGCCATCACCATCACCGTCATCGTGGTGGCCATCCTCGCGAAGATCGCCATCGGCATCATGTTCAAGCGCTTCGGCGACAAAACGAACTCCGAGGCCCTCATCGCCTCGGGCATCGATTCCAACTATGACGCAGTGCTGTCGGCCGGCACGCTCGTGGTAGCGGCGGCCCAGAACTTCTGGAACCTGAACATCGACGGCGCCGTGGGCCTCATCATCTCGCTCGTGGTGCTGAAAGCCGGCTTCGAAGTGCTCGGCGACGCGCTCTCCCCGCTCATCGGCGGCCCCGAGGACAAAAAGCTCGTCGACGACATCACTGCCTACGCCAACAGTTTCCCCGACGTGCGCGGCACCTACGACGTGGTGCTGGACAACTTCGGCCCCAACGAGATTTTGGGCTCGGTGCACATCGAAGTGCCCGACGATATGTGCGCCCGCGACATCCACGCCCTCACCCGCCAGATCAGCGAAGGGCTCACCGAGAAGTTCGGCATCCTCACCACCGTGGGCATCTACGCCGCCAACACGACCGGTGCGTTCGCCCCTCTGCATGCCGACCTCGACGCCCTCGCGAAAAGCGACCCGGCGATCCTGCAGGTGCACGGCTTCTACGTGGACGAGAAAACCTCGACCGTCTACTTCGATTTGGTCATAGGCTTTAAGGCCGACGACGACGCCATCCGCGACAAAATAATCGCCCATCTGAAGGAAAAATATCCCGATTACACCTACAATGTCGTCATCGACCACGATTACGAAGACGATCAGCCAACGTAG
- a CDS encoding LL-diaminopimelate aminotransferase has product MARINRNYEKLPGSYLFSEIARRTAAYQEANPDARLIKMGIGDVTRPLAPAVVAAMHAAVDDLAAAETFHGYGPEQGYAFLRDAIAEHDFAARNIAIDPDEIFVSDGAKSDCGNIGDIFAEDNVVAVCDPVYPVYVDTNAMAGRAGDYDADAERWTNIVYMPTTSENDFTPALPDVPVDLIYLCSPNNPTGTVLSREALQKWVDYANATDAVILFDAAYERFITDPAIPHSIYEIPGAKTCAIEFRSFSKTAGFTGARCGYTVVPRDLVREGQSLNAMWNRRQTTKFNGASYVIQRGAAAIYTPEGAAQVDETIDFYRANARTIKEGLAAAGLEVYGADNSPYVWCRTPNGTGSWDFFNRLLEEANVITTPGAGFGPAGEGYIRLTAFGDADDTREAVERIKRMLDAESRD; this is encoded by the coding sequence ATGGCCCGCATCAATCGCAACTACGAGAAGCTGCCCGGCAGCTACCTGTTCTCGGAAATCGCCCGGCGCACCGCCGCCTACCAGGAAGCGAACCCCGACGCGCGCCTCATCAAGATGGGCATCGGCGACGTCACCCGCCCGCTCGCCCCGGCCGTCGTCGCCGCCATGCACGCCGCCGTAGACGACCTCGCCGCCGCCGAGACCTTCCACGGCTATGGGCCCGAGCAGGGCTACGCCTTTTTGCGCGACGCCATCGCCGAGCACGATTTCGCCGCCCGCAACATCGCCATCGACCCCGACGAGATCTTCGTCTCCGACGGCGCCAAGAGCGACTGCGGCAACATCGGCGACATCTTCGCCGAGGACAACGTCGTGGCCGTGTGCGACCCGGTCTATCCCGTCTACGTGGACACGAACGCCATGGCCGGCCGTGCCGGCGACTACGATGCGGACGCCGAGCGCTGGACGAACATCGTCTACATGCCCACCACCTCCGAGAACGACTTCACGCCAGCCCTGCCCGACGTGCCCGTCGACCTCATCTACCTCTGCTCGCCGAACAACCCCACGGGCACGGTGCTCTCCCGCGAGGCCCTGCAAAAATGGGTCGATTACGCCAACGCCACGGACGCCGTCATCCTCTTCGACGCCGCCTACGAGCGCTTCATCACCGACCCCGCCATTCCCCACTCCATCTACGAGATCCCCGGCGCGAAGACGTGCGCCATCGAGTTCCGCAGCTTCTCGAAGACCGCCGGCTTCACCGGGGCCCGCTGCGGCTACACCGTGGTGCCGCGCGATTTGGTGCGCGAGGGCCAGAGCTTAAACGCCATGTGGAACCGCCGCCAGACCACCAAGTTCAACGGCGCCTCCTACGTCATCCAGCGGGGCGCGGCGGCCATCTACACTCCGGAGGGGGCGGCCCAGGTGGACGAGACGATCGACTTCTACCGCGCCAATGCCCGCACGATAAAGGAGGGCCTGGCGGCGGCCGGCCTTGAGGTGTACGGCGCCGACAACAGCCCGTACGTGTGGTGCCGCACCCCTAACGGCACCGGCTCCTGGGACTTCTTCAACCGCCTTCTGGAAGAGGCCAACGTCATCACCACTCCCGGCGCCGGGTTCGGGCCGGCCGGCGAGGGCTACATCCGCCTGACCGCCTTCGGCGACGCGGACGACACGCGCGAGGCCGTCGAGCGCATCAAGCGGATGCTCGATGCCGAGAGTCGCGACTAG
- a CDS encoding molybdopterin-dependent oxidoreductase, with product MKLTRRGFLAGAGAVAAGSAAWGLDPNRAWADEGVAEEPAGTDEAPAEEPAAPAGPVVVCEECPGACTLVLEVEDGRVAAVRGDGANPFSEGRLCLRAQALTDLWKAPEGATEDGAGGDGGNGAGGNDAASEGATTASPGRLTSPRVRRAGSDAWEDISWDRALDEIATLVKDTRDATFEESIEGVEADDEAQGETDFDEWDWSDRGGYGDDGYGDNDYGARKRPRGVPVMRTRAIGSFGGARLVAEEQFLLAKALRSWGVVNIDSEAAFGRRAFAAGVAATLGIAEPDGLWSDIANTGCLLTLGADVATSQPLSLRWIERARDAGALWIAVDPLRSASAEMADIHVPIRPGTDIAFLGGLAKYAMDNSLWQPEYVLNFTNASYLMDPSFSFDASSGAFFGWDPLTGAYDKTSWGYQTDGFDTWNMRFDGEFSWVRGEGVPAWAVPSQPRCERNITLQDPACAWVRLQEFLARYDLDTVATVCGVERSLLERAYGAFAATGAVEGAGKMLAGPGLVQHGTGAQAARAAAVVQLLLGNIGVPGGGISYLGGAANEGLADAMGLSPDMFCGDLPWPTEGETTLQAWLEAHTEPAGAGSLRPRALVSALREWWGEEAAFDNDYGYDWLPKAPAGGASFSEALRTGLLQGCFLWGADLVGSASSGVTADDVGRLAWLVVTDGSPNLTATFWERVEDPSQQQTTVFQLPSALGFEKAGIRASGGRLLQHAAAAVEPAAESRTDAAIIGDVWERVFNLYDTKGGAATDPILKARWDYVTSDSIDLVKVAWAMNGYVVEDSDWDGGELVLLEGADGLRADGSTACGAAFLAGLWSNGASAADAAEQPVGRRDGADESGLGLFPGWRFTWPGNVRVRGNRASANLAGQPWVRERNLLTWEGESWACIDAPDFPILRDGRWLEPDNQAFPGTWEQVGLLVSDRLGDGPVPEHYEPLESPLNNRLNGAYASPVLLAAAAKASGAAGDDGAVDAAVADALAPDYSSMQADRAAYPIAAVINGSDGRDGARRALSETLAAAEPGCFVEMSASLARIRGLATGEWARVFNERGSVEAPVLVTDRIRPFQCEDNEGHYVCLNGMALGSEDAAAAMWGVLAPAAESPVGAARDVKGFLVDIEKA from the coding sequence ATGAAATTGACGCGGAGAGGCTTTCTGGCTGGTGCCGGAGCCGTGGCGGCGGGAAGCGCGGCATGGGGTTTGGATCCGAATCGAGCCTGGGCCGACGAAGGGGTCGCCGAAGAGCCCGCCGGCACCGACGAGGCGCCGGCCGAAGAGCCTGCGGCCCCTGCGGGGCCGGTCGTCGTCTGCGAGGAGTGTCCGGGCGCCTGCACACTGGTGCTCGAGGTGGAGGACGGGCGGGTGGCGGCGGTGCGCGGCGACGGCGCGAATCCGTTCTCTGAAGGGCGGCTCTGCCTGCGCGCTCAGGCGCTGACCGACTTGTGGAAGGCGCCCGAAGGGGCGACCGAGGACGGCGCCGGTGGCGATGGTGGCAATGGCGCGGGCGGCAACGACGCCGCGAGCGAAGGCGCGACGACGGCCAGTCCGGGGCGCTTGACCTCGCCGCGGGTGCGTCGTGCTGGGTCGGATGCGTGGGAAGACATCTCCTGGGATCGAGCACTGGATGAGATCGCCACCTTGGTGAAGGACACGCGGGATGCCACCTTCGAAGAGAGCATCGAGGGCGTGGAGGCCGACGATGAGGCGCAGGGCGAGACGGACTTCGACGAATGGGACTGGAGCGACCGCGGCGGCTACGGCGACGATGGCTACGGCGACAACGACTACGGCGCCCGGAAGCGTCCCCGCGGCGTGCCGGTCATGCGCACTCGGGCCATCGGCAGCTTCGGCGGCGCGCGCCTTGTGGCTGAGGAGCAGTTCCTGCTCGCCAAGGCGCTGCGATCCTGGGGCGTGGTGAACATCGACTCCGAAGCGGCTTTCGGTCGGCGCGCCTTCGCAGCCGGTGTCGCCGCGACCCTCGGCATCGCCGAGCCCGACGGGCTCTGGAGCGATATCGCGAACACGGGCTGCCTGCTCACTCTGGGTGCCGATGTTGCCACAAGCCAGCCGCTCTCCCTTCGCTGGATCGAGCGTGCCCGGGATGCGGGCGCGCTCTGGATCGCCGTGGATCCGCTGCGCTCGGCCTCGGCCGAGATGGCCGACATCCACGTGCCCATCCGGCCCGGCACCGACATCGCGTTTCTCGGGGGATTGGCCAAGTACGCCATGGACAATTCCCTCTGGCAGCCCGAGTACGTGCTGAACTTCACCAACGCCTCCTACCTCATGGATCCCTCTTTCTCCTTCGACGCGTCCTCCGGGGCCTTCTTCGGCTGGGATCCTCTGACGGGCGCCTACGACAAGACCAGTTGGGGCTATCAGACCGACGGCTTCGACACGTGGAACATGCGCTTCGACGGCGAGTTCTCCTGGGTGCGCGGTGAGGGCGTCCCTGCCTGGGCCGTGCCGTCCCAGCCGCGCTGCGAGCGCAATATCACGCTGCAGGACCCGGCTTGCGCCTGGGTGCGCCTGCAGGAGTTTCTCGCCCGCTACGACTTGGACACGGTGGCCACCGTCTGCGGCGTGGAGCGGTCGCTGCTCGAGCGCGCCTACGGGGCCTTCGCGGCTACGGGCGCGGTGGAGGGGGCGGGCAAGATGCTGGCCGGCCCCGGCCTCGTGCAGCATGGTACGGGCGCCCAGGCGGCTCGGGCGGCCGCCGTGGTGCAGCTGCTTTTGGGCAACATCGGCGTGCCGGGGGGCGGTATCTCCTATCTGGGCGGTGCCGCGAACGAGGGGCTGGCCGATGCCATGGGGCTTTCGCCGGACATGTTCTGCGGCGATCTTCCCTGGCCCACCGAGGGCGAGACGACGCTCCAGGCGTGGCTCGAGGCCCATACCGAGCCGGCCGGCGCGGGTTCTCTGCGGCCCCGTGCCCTGGTGTCGGCCCTGCGCGAGTGGTGGGGCGAGGAGGCGGCTTTCGACAACGATTACGGCTACGATTGGCTGCCCAAGGCGCCAGCTGGCGGTGCGTCGTTCAGCGAGGCGCTGCGCACAGGCTTGCTGCAGGGGTGTTTCCTGTGGGGCGCCGATCTGGTGGGGAGCGCGTCTTCGGGCGTTACGGCCGACGATGTGGGGCGCCTGGCGTGGCTCGTCGTGACCGACGGCTCGCCGAACCTCACGGCTACGTTCTGGGAACGGGTGGAAGATCCCTCCCAGCAGCAGACGACGGTGTTCCAGCTGCCGAGCGCCCTCGGTTTCGAGAAGGCCGGCATCCGGGCGAGCGGCGGCCGCCTTCTGCAGCATGCTGCGGCGGCGGTTGAGCCGGCGGCCGAGAGCCGCACGGACGCTGCCATCATCGGCGATGTGTGGGAGCGCGTGTTCAACCTGTACGACACCAAGGGCGGTGCGGCGACGGATCCGATCCTTAAGGCCCGGTGGGACTACGTGACATCCGACAGCATCGATCTGGTGAAGGTGGCCTGGGCGATGAACGGCTATGTCGTCGAGGACAGCGACTGGGACGGCGGCGAGCTGGTGCTTTTGGAAGGTGCCGACGGGCTGCGCGCCGACGGCTCGACGGCCTGCGGCGCGGCTTTCCTGGCGGGGCTGTGGTCGAACGGCGCCAGTGCGGCTGATGCGGCCGAGCAACCCGTGGGACGTCGCGACGGTGCCGACGAGAGCGGTCTGGGGCTCTTCCCCGGCTGGCGCTTCACGTGGCCCGGCAACGTGCGGGTGCGCGGCAACCGGGCGAGCGCGAACTTGGCGGGCCAGCCCTGGGTGCGCGAGCGCAATCTCCTTACTTGGGAGGGGGAGAGCTGGGCCTGCATCGACGCGCCCGACTTCCCGATTCTGCGCGACGGACGATGGCTCGAGCCGGACAACCAGGCCTTCCCCGGTACTTGGGAGCAGGTGGGGCTTTTGGTGTCCGACCGGTTGGGCGACGGGCCTGTGCCCGAGCACTACGAACCGTTGGAGTCCCCGTTGAACAATCGCCTGAACGGGGCTTACGCCTCTCCGGTGCTGCTGGCGGCCGCCGCGAAGGCGTCCGGTGCCGCAGGCGATGACGGGGCGGTGGATGCCGCCGTGGCCGATGCGCTGGCGCCGGACTACTCCTCTATGCAGGCGGATCGCGCGGCCTATCCCATTGCGGCGGTCATCAACGGCTCGGACGGCCGCGACGGCGCTCGGCGCGCCCTGAGCGAGACGCTGGCTGCCGCGGAGCCCGGCTGCTTCGTGGAAATGTCGGCGAGTTTGGCTCGCATTCGCGGCCTGGCCACGGGGGAGTGGGCCCGCGTGTTCAACGAGCGCGGATCCGTTGAGGCGCCGGTGCTCGTCACCGACCGCATCCGTCCCTTCCAATGCGAGGACAACGAGGGCCACTATGTGTGCTTGAACGGCATGGCCCTCGGCAGCGAGGACGCCGCGGCGGCCATGTGGGGCGTTTTGGCCCCTGCGGCGGAAAGCCCCGTGGGGGCGGCCCGCGATGTCAAGGGTTTCCTGGTCGATATCGAGAAGGCTTAG
- a CDS encoding 4Fe-4S dicluster domain-containing protein: protein MADKAILFDSSRCSACQACVAACKGRFGLGPASSSEDMAARAFGRAAVLDEEAPLAVARFERTLADGGTVWEAARAGCVHCAEAPCAEACPTGALAVSGETGFVTLDAERCVSCHLCAMVCPADAPRHRGEHGELCLCDGCAAEVAEGGVPACVAACPLDALAFDDRDAVVSRANERAAALRERGWANASVLGVSEQGGHHVVQVMKYGVAGSMHEALASTGEVEWLDAAKMAGPASVGVLGLAAAGAVAGLVSESRKQRTAEAEAAAASVATFNPLLDDESVEGGEGADGDAREVVEETALQAALRRRNALRSRKGATPAAAAAAAVAAVPVEEYHWYNADAASDDEAEGFEPRLVSCGRARFGMKDYGVADGWGEDFAGDADDADEIPVVDELSDTGELYDVEEFNRLLAEDAALAAEAGEADDAEEPGDSEPADELEAIDDSEPVDDAEEEESATERS, encoded by the coding sequence ATGGCTGACAAGGCAATTCTTTTCGACAGCAGTCGGTGCTCTGCCTGCCAGGCGTGCGTCGCTGCCTGCAAGGGCCGCTTCGGCCTCGGGCCTGCGTCGTCGTCGGAGGATATGGCGGCGCGCGCGTTCGGGCGGGCGGCCGTGCTGGACGAGGAGGCGCCGCTTGCCGTGGCGCGCTTCGAGCGCACGCTGGCCGACGGCGGCACGGTGTGGGAGGCGGCCCGCGCCGGCTGCGTGCACTGCGCCGAGGCGCCTTGCGCGGAAGCGTGCCCCACCGGGGCGCTGGCGGTGAGCGGCGAGACGGGCTTTGTGACCTTGGATGCGGAGCGTTGCGTGAGCTGCCATTTGTGCGCCATGGTATGTCCCGCCGATGCCCCCCGCCATCGGGGAGAGCACGGCGAGCTGTGCCTGTGCGACGGGTGCGCGGCCGAGGTGGCCGAGGGAGGCGTTCCCGCTTGTGTGGCTGCCTGCCCGCTGGACGCGCTGGCCTTCGACGATCGCGATGCCGTGGTTTCCCGGGCCAACGAGCGCGCAGCGGCTCTGCGCGAGCGCGGCTGGGCCAACGCTTCAGTGCTCGGTGTGAGCGAGCAGGGCGGCCACCACGTGGTACAGGTGATGAAGTACGGCGTTGCCGGCAGCATGCACGAAGCGCTGGCCTCCACCGGTGAGGTGGAATGGCTCGATGCCGCGAAGATGGCCGGTCCTGCGTCCGTGGGCGTCCTCGGCCTTGCCGCTGCGGGCGCCGTAGCGGGCTTGGTTTCCGAGTCCCGCAAGCAGCGCACTGCCGAGGCGGAGGCGGCTGCCGCTTCAGTGGCCACCTTCAACCCCTTGCTTGATGACGAGAGCGTTGAAGGCGGGGAGGGCGCCGATGGCGATGCGCGCGAGGTCGTGGAAGAGACCGCTCTTCAGGCCGCCTTGCGCCGCCGCAACGCCCTGCGTTCCAGGAAGGGCGCCACACCGGCCGCCGCCGCGGCTGCTGCAGTGGCCGCCGTACCGGTGGAGGAGTACCACTGGTACAACGCTGATGCTGCGAGCGACGATGAGGCGGAAGGCTTCGAGCCGCGCCTGGTGAGCTGCGGTCGTGCGCGCTTCGGCATGAAGGACTACGGCGTTGCGGACGGCTGGGGCGAGGACTTTGCCGGCGATGCGGACGACGCTGACGAGATTCCCGTGGTGGACGAGCTGAGCGACACCGGCGAGCTGTACGACGTGGAGGAGTTCAACCGCCTTCTGGCCGAAGACGCCGCCCTTGCCGCGGAGGCCGGGGAGGCCGACGACGCCGAAGAGCCCGGCGATTCCGAGCCGGCCGATGAGCTCGAGGCGATAGACGATTCCGAGCCAGTTGACGACGCTGAGGAAGAAGAGTCGGCTACAGAGCGTTCATAA
- a CDS encoding zeta toxin family protein has product MSDEEKYTEREFSEKFEELRWNLLNAYRPTLESAPQAFLLGGQSGAGKTTLHKIIHRRLDGNGISINGGDYRKFHPRFLELQRIYGDEAVNYTAPWAGRMTEALIDSLSRIGYNLVIEGTLRTAEAPLKTAELLRQRGYGVSLALMAVKPEISLVSCQIRYEEMRVAGATPRATDPAHHNKIIDQIVSNLGVLEASGMFDEIALYDRSQTRLFPREGAGDSAEEALRTILFDPWTPEERRHYNELKAKLNYLKTK; this is encoded by the coding sequence ATGAGCGACGAAGAAAAGTACACCGAAAGGGAGTTCAGCGAAAAGTTCGAAGAGTTGCGTTGGAACCTCCTGAACGCCTATCGCCCCACACTTGAATCGGCGCCCCAGGCTTTTTTGCTCGGAGGCCAGAGCGGGGCAGGAAAAACCACACTCCACAAGATCATCCATCGTCGACTGGACGGCAACGGTATCAGCATCAACGGGGGCGACTATCGAAAGTTTCACCCCCGCTTCTTGGAGCTTCAGCGCATTTACGGGGACGAAGCCGTTAATTACACCGCGCCATGGGCGGGGCGCATGACCGAGGCGCTTATCGACTCGCTCTCGCGCATCGGGTACAACCTCGTCATCGAGGGCACGCTGCGCACGGCGGAAGCGCCCTTGAAAACGGCGGAGCTGCTGCGCCAGCGCGGTTACGGGGTGTCCCTCGCGCTTATGGCCGTAAAGCCGGAGATCTCGCTCGTCAGCTGCCAAATTCGCTACGAGGAGATGCGCGTAGCCGGCGCGACGCCCCGGGCCACCGACCCGGCGCACCACAACAAGATCATCGATCAGATCGTCTCCAACCTCGGCGTCCTGGAAGCAAGCGGAATGTTCGACGAGATCGCCCTCTACGACCGAAGCCAAACGCGTCTGTTCCCCCGCGAGGGAGCTGGCGACAGCGCCGAAGAAGCCTTACGCACCATCCTCTTCGACCCCTGGACTCCCGAGGAGCGACGCCACTACAACGAGCTCAAAGCCAAGCTGAACTACCTGAAGACAAAGTAA
- a CDS encoding helix-turn-helix domain-containing protein — MSQQIKEIRKHYGLSQQAFARLLGIGEASITRYEKGIAPTKANANLIRAAMIPEFMAGCLERDGDVLTPKQRASVEKIVYAEVTFDEEGDIMDMTEIYELTLQQEVLNESAWDIMAQISRARADAKLKGNDELTIIYDDIEQQIARLVPEILSDSAANQRAIDEIRGQLKGFQQFLSIQLAKAA; from the coding sequence ATGTCCCAGCAAATTAAGGAGATCCGGAAGCACTACGGACTCTCCCAGCAGGCCTTTGCGCGGCTACTCGGCATCGGCGAGGCCAGCATCACTCGCTACGAGAAGGGCATCGCCCCTACCAAGGCCAACGCCAACCTCATTCGCGCCGCCATGATCCCCGAGTTCATGGCCGGCTGCCTCGAGCGCGACGGCGACGTGCTCACCCCCAAGCAGCGCGCATCGGTCGAGAAGATCGTCTATGCGGAAGTGACCTTTGATGAGGAAGGAGACATCATGGACATGACGGAAATCTACGAGCTGACGTTGCAGCAGGAGGTGTTGAACGAATCCGCCTGGGATATTATGGCGCAAATCTCCCGAGCGCGCGCCGACGCGAAGCTCAAAGGCAACGACGAGCTGACGATAATCTATGACGACATCGAGCAACAGATCGCTCGTCTTGTGCCCGAAATTCTCTCAGACTCAGCCGCCAACCAACGAGCTATCGATGAGATACGAGGTCAGCTGAAAGGTTTCCAGCAGTTCCTTTCGATCCAGCTTGCAAAGGCGGCCTAA
- the ettA gene encoding energy-dependent translational throttle protein EttA, whose amino-acid sequence MAEFIYQMYKARKAVGDKVILDDVTLSFYPGAKIGVVGPNGMGKSTLLKVMAGLEEVSNGEARLTPGYTVGILLQEPPLEEDKTVLENIQMAFADVLAKMERFNQIGEEMAAPDADFDALMDEMGKLQDEIDAANGWDLDSQLSQAMDALQCPDPDAPVSILSGGERRRVALCRLLLEQPDLLLLDEPTNHLDAESVLWLEQHLKTYPGAVLAVTHDRYFLDHAAEWICEVDRGQLFPYKGNYSTYLETKAARMAAQGQAQAKLAKRMERELEWVRSSPKARQAKSKARLANYDAMVAEAGKAKKLDFAEIQIPAGPRLGSKVLVAKNLHKEFDGRVLIDDLSFELPRNGIVGVIGPNGVGKTTLFKTIVGLEPLDGGELEIGETVKIAYVDQNRAGIDPDKKLWEVVSGGTDYMMVGETEVPSRAYVAAFGFKGADQQKPAGVLSGGERNRLNLALTLKEGGNLLLLDEPTNDLDVETLSSLEAALLDFPGCSVVVSHDRMFLDRIATHILAWEGDDENPGRWHFFEGNFEAYQADREARLGKEAAKPHRLHRKLTRD is encoded by the coding sequence ATGGCAGAGTTCATCTACCAAATGTACAAGGCCCGCAAGGCGGTGGGCGACAAGGTTATTCTGGACGACGTCACGCTGTCGTTCTATCCCGGCGCGAAGATCGGCGTCGTGGGGCCCAACGGCATGGGCAAGTCCACCCTGTTGAAGGTCATGGCCGGCCTGGAGGAAGTCTCCAACGGCGAGGCGCGCCTGACGCCTGGCTACACCGTGGGCATCCTTCTGCAGGAGCCGCCGCTTGAGGAGGACAAGACCGTCCTCGAGAACATTCAGATGGCCTTTGCCGACGTGCTCGCCAAGATGGAACGCTTCAACCAGATCGGCGAGGAGATGGCCGCGCCCGACGCCGACTTCGACGCCCTCATGGACGAGATGGGCAAGCTGCAGGACGAGATCGACGCCGCGAACGGGTGGGATCTCGACTCCCAGCTCTCCCAGGCCATGGACGCGCTGCAGTGTCCCGACCCGGACGCGCCCGTGAGCATCCTTTCCGGCGGCGAGCGCCGTCGCGTGGCGCTGTGCCGCTTGCTTCTGGAACAGCCCGACTTGCTGCTGCTCGACGAGCCCACCAACCACCTGGACGCCGAGTCGGTCCTCTGGCTCGAACAGCACCTGAAGACCTACCCCGGCGCCGTGCTCGCCGTCACCCACGACCGCTACTTCCTCGACCACGCCGCCGAGTGGATCTGCGAGGTCGACCGCGGCCAGCTGTTCCCCTACAAGGGCAACTACTCCACCTACCTGGAGACCAAGGCCGCCCGCATGGCCGCCCAGGGCCAGGCCCAGGCCAAACTTGCCAAGCGCATGGAGCGCGAACTGGAGTGGGTGCGCAGCTCGCCGAAGGCCCGTCAGGCGAAGTCGAAGGCGCGTCTAGCCAACTACGACGCCATGGTGGCCGAGGCCGGCAAGGCGAAGAAGCTCGATTTCGCGGAGATTCAGATTCCCGCCGGCCCCCGTTTGGGCTCGAAGGTGCTCGTAGCGAAAAACCTGCACAAGGAATTCGACGGCCGCGTGCTCATCGACGACTTGTCCTTCGAGCTCCCCCGCAACGGCATTGTGGGCGTGATCGGCCCCAACGGCGTCGGCAAGACCACCCTGTTCAAGACCATCGTGGGCCTAGAACCGCTCGACGGCGGCGAGCTGGAAATCGGCGAGACGGTGAAGATCGCCTACGTCGACCAGAACCGCGCGGGCATCGACCCGGACAAGAAGCTTTGGGAAGTGGTGTCCGGTGGCACCGACTACATGATGGTCGGTGAGACCGAAGTGCCCTCCCGCGCCTACGTGGCCGCCTTCGGTTTCAAGGGAGCCGACCAGCAGAAGCCCGCGGGCGTGCTCTCCGGCGGCGAGCGCAACCGGCTGAACCTGGCGCTCACCCTGAAGGAGGGAGGCAACCTGCTCCTTCTGGACGAGCCCACCAACGACCTGGACGTGGAGACCCTCTCCAGCCTTGAAGCGGCGCTGCTCGACTTCCCCGGCTGCTCAGTCGTGGTCAGCCACGACCGCATGTTCCTCGACCGCATCGCCACGCACATTCTGGCTTGGGAAGGCGATGACGAGAACCCCGGCCGCTGGCACTTCTTCGAGGGCAACTTCGAAGCCTACCAGGCCGACCGCGAGGCGCGTCTCGGCAAGGAGGCCGCCAAGCCCCACCGCCTCCACCGCAAACTAACCCGCGACTAG
- a CDS encoding low molecular weight protein-tyrosine-phosphatase, whose translation MSQTPIRILFVCHGNICRSTMAEFVLKDMVTRRGLAEQFHIESAATSTEEIGNPVHPGTAAVLREYGIGGFEAKRARQLRRADYDAFDFIIGMDTANIRNMNWILGGDPDGKVFKLLEFAGTSRSVDDPWYTGDFETTYADVCDGCEGLLAYLGM comes from the coding sequence ATGTCCCAAACACCCATTCGCATCCTTTTCGTTTGCCACGGCAACATCTGCCGATCGACCATGGCCGAGTTCGTGTTGAAGGACATGGTGACGCGGCGGGGGCTTGCCGAGCAGTTCCACATCGAGTCGGCGGCGACGAGCACCGAGGAGATCGGCAACCCGGTGCATCCGGGCACGGCGGCGGTGCTGCGCGAGTACGGCATTGGCGGCTTTGAGGCCAAGCGTGCTCGGCAGCTGCGCCGTGCCGACTACGATGCCTTCGACTTCATCATCGGCATGGACACGGCCAATATCCGCAACATGAATTGGATACTTGGCGGTGATCCCGACGGCAAGGTGTTCAAGCTCTTGGAATTCGCCGGCACCAGCCGCAGCGTCGACGACCCGTGGTACACGGGCGATTTCGAAACCACCTACGCAGACGTGTGCGATGGCTGCGAGGGGCTGTTGGCGTATCTGGGGATGTAG